From a single Sparus aurata chromosome 13, fSpaAur1.1, whole genome shotgun sequence genomic region:
- the ppp2cab gene encoding serine/threonine-protein phosphatase 2A catalytic subunit alpha isoform: MDEKAFTKEIDQWIEQLNECKQLSEGQVKTLCEKAKEILTKESNVQEVRCPVTVCGDVHGQFHDLMELFKIGGKSPDTNYLFMGDYVDRGYYSVETVTLLVALKVRYRERITILRGNHESRQITQVYGFYDECLRKYGNANVWKYFTDLFDYLPLTALVDSQIFCLHGGLSPSIDTLDHIRALDRLQEVPHEGPMCDLLWSDPDDRGGWGISPRGAGYTFGQDISETFNHANRLTLVSRAHQLVMEGYNWCHERNVVTIFSAPNYCYRCGNQAAIMELDDTLKYSFLQFDPAPRRGEPHVTRRTPDYFL; the protein is encoded by the exons atggaCGAAAAGGCGTTTACGAAAGAAATTGATCAGTGGATCGAGCAGCTCAACGAATGCAAGCAGCTATCGGAGGGACAAGTGAAAACATTATGTGAAAAG GCAAAGGAGATCCTAACCAAGGAGTCAAATGTCCAGGAAGTAAGATGTCCGGTGACGGTGTGTGGCGACGTACACGGCCAGTTCCACGACCTAATGGAGCTGTTCAAGATCGGAGGGAAATCTCCAGACACAAACTATTTGTTCATGGGAGACTACGTAGACAGAGGGTACTACTCCGTAGAAACCGTCACTTTACTTGTAGCACTTAAG GTACGCTACCGGGAGCGCATCACAATCCTCAGAGGGAACCACGAGAGCAGACAGATCACACAAGTGTACGGCTTCTATGACGAGTGCCTAAGGAAATATGGTAACGCCAACGTTTGGAAGTACTTCACAGACCTGTTCGATTATCTCCCCCTCACTGCCTTGGTAGACTCTCAG ATTTTCTGCCTTCATGGAGGTTTGTCACCGTCCATAGATACATTGGATCACATCAGAGCACTGGACCGTTTACAAGAAGTGCCACATGAG GGTCCCATGTGCGACCTGCTGTGGTCAGACCCAGACGACCGCGGTGGCTGGGGCATCTCTCCTCGAGGAGCCGGCTACACTTTCGGCCAGGACATCTCTGAGACTTTCAACCACGCCAACCGCCTCACACTGGTGTCCCGTGCCCACCAGCTGGTTATGGAG GGTTACAACTGGTGCCACGAGAGGAACGTGGTGACAATATTTAGTGCTCCCAACTACTGCTACCGCTGTGGCAACCAGGCAGCTATCATGGAACTAGACGACACCCTCAAATACTCATT CTTGCAGTTCGACCCCGCGCCTCGCCGAGGGGAGCCACATGTCACCCGCCGCACCCCAGATTACTTCCTGTAA
- the skp1 gene encoding S-phase kinase-associated protein 1, whose product MPTIKLQSSDGEIFEVDVEIAKQSVTIKTMLEDLGMDDEGDDDPVPLPNVNAAILKKVIQWCTHHKDDPPPPEDDENKEKRTDDIPVWDQEFLKVDQGTLFELILAANYLDIKGLLDVTCKTVANMIKGKTPEEIRKTFNIKNDFTEEEEAQVRKENQWCEEK is encoded by the exons ATGCCCACGATAAAACTACAGAGCTCCGATGGGGAAATCTTCGAGGTGGATGTTGAGATAGCCAAACAGTCGGTCACCATCAAGACCATGTTGGAAG ATTTGGGGATGGACGATGAAGGAGATGATGATCCAGTTCCCCTCCCTAATGTGAACGCGGCCATCCTGAAGAAG GTGATTCAGTGGTGCACTCATCACAAAgatgacccccctcctcctgagGACGATGAGAACAAGGAGAAGAGGACGGACGACATTCCTGTGTGGGACCAGGAGTTCCTCAAAGTGGACCAGGGCACCTTGTTTGAACTCATTCTG GCCGCCAACTATTTGGACATCAAAGGCCTGTTAGATGTCACCTGCAAGACAGTGGCCAACATGATCAAAGGCAAAACCCCCGAGGAGATCAGGAAGACTTTCAACATCAAAAATGatttcacagaggaggaggaagcccAG GTACGCAAAGAGAACCAGTGGTGTGAAGAGAAGTAA